In Paenibacillus thermoaerophilus, the DNA window GCCCGACCGGCGCACCCTATACGCGTGACGAGCGGGTGTTACGGCCTGAAAGGGACGTCCCCGCGCAACAACGATCAGGAGGTGCCCTGCGCCCATGTACAAACAGCGAGCTATCGAAATTGCCAATTCGCCCGTCATGGCGAACGTGAAGTATCAAGGCATGCCGATCTACATCCAGCATGTCGACGAGCGGAACGAAACCGCCCGCATCTACCTGCTGGCCCAGCCGGAGAATGAAATGGACGTGCCGCTGGACAGTCTGCGGGAAGAATGAGTCTTCCGGGAAGGAGCGATGGGAACGTTGACGGATCAACAGGAACGGCGTCCGAAGCGCGAGCCGACCGTCGCGCCCGGCATGGATACGCATAACAGCCTGGAGGCCGAGCCGACCGACGAGGAATTGGCCAAGGGCGAGTACACCAGGGTTACCAGACTGTATTTGGACCGGACGCCGGACGATTAAGACACGCCCTTTCGATTTCCAACGGGAAGTCGGGAGGGCGTCTTTCATGTTCTTCGGCAGGTTGGACATCTTATACTAAGCGAATGAGATCCGGGAAACGCGAGGTGCGTCCATGTTGATTTGGATCAGAATCGCCGGAGCTCTCTTGATGATGCAGCCAGCCGGCATGCCGGACAACCTGTTGATCGAACATGGGGAACAGATCGTCGCGGACGTTCAACGCGAGGACTATGCCATCCCCGGCGCGGACCTGATCGACATGGACAAATTCGATAAACTGCTTCACATTTTGGACCGGCGCGTATATGAAGCTCCCGAAAACGCCAAAATCGACGGGCACGGCCGGATCGTCCCCGAACGGCCGGGATTCAAATTAAACCGCAGGCTGTTCGCCGAGCAGTTTTTCGCTTATTACTTCGGAAGCGGGAGCTCGACGATCCGCGTTCCGCGTTTTACGTTGTACGCTAAAGTGGACAGCGAATTGTTGGCCCACTTGCGCGTCAAACAAATCGGATATTATGTGACTTATTACAA includes these proteins:
- a CDS encoding H-type small acid-soluble spore protein, with the protein product MYKQRAIEIANSPVMANVKYQGMPIYIQHVDERNETARIYLLAQPENEMDVPLDSLREE